The Nicotiana tabacum cultivar K326 chromosome 5, ASM71507v2, whole genome shotgun sequence sequence AATCAAACAGCTGTCAGTGAAGAAGTACAGTGGAGCATCAGAAGTAAAGACCTGTCGCCTCAGGATTGGCACGCATCCTATGATAATGGCTAGGACCTGTTGAAAGAACATGCAATTTAGCAATAATCAAAATTGTTCTAATTGACAACTATATAATTGAATTATGCAGTTCAGCTCCTCATTGGCCCCCAAAAGGTCCCAGAACTAAACATTGTCGATCTGAAGAACAGTTAAAATATTCATGGGagagtattttatttttgataagtAAAAATTACTTGAGTAAATCTCACAGCTAAATGGAGTTCTTAGTTGCCGCATTTTCATAAGTAACACATTAGCAAGTAGGGAAATCAGGAAAATCTCAAATAGCAACTCAGGAAAGCCGTAACGAATGCATTTGATTGCGAAGGAGTAAAAATCGATAGTTCAGGATAAGGTCATAGTTATTCTTATTCTTTTCATATCCTGGAAAAAGTATTTCCTACTGAAAAATAAAGCCTTCCCAAGAATAATACTACAGAATTGTCTCAATGCAACTTTGCACAGTAGAAAATAGAAAGTTTAAAGCATTTTGCAGGTGAAAGATGATTCATTGTATAGTTTATCAATGTTCAAATTTATAATATGGAGCACAAATATGATTGAAGAGAGCTCTTTATGTGGATCCATGCCAAGATATTGAACTTACAGAAGCTATAATAGGAGGTTGAATTATTTGCTTGAGCTTCAGTTTCTCATATAGAAAATTAAAGAACTCTTTAACCTGCAAGGAAAGTGATGAGCAGTCAAACACCAGTATAATCAAGATCATTAGCCAAACCCCATAtttaaaagaattcaaaattaTAGGTTCGTCAGCAAAGCATCACAAAACCAAGAGTTATAACAAGAGAAACTAATTCTGACACCACCGCAATAGTAAGCTTGACCCTAATGCCAAAGTTCTAACATTTTTTCCCTATCATATAAGGGATTACTATTTCTACTGATTGGCAACATTAAAACTATGGGTAAAGGGCCAAGGGAAAAATTAACGCATCTGTCTCACCTTTTCTTTCTTTGAACCACTTGAGTCAGCCGGTGCTACATCTGTTGTAAGTAATGGAACTTGCTCTGGTGAACTAGCTGTCAGATGGCTCTGCGAGCCATCTCTGTTAGGATTTTTGATAGGAAGATTTGCATCTTGAACGTCGAAAGTGCCTTCACGAGGAGGTTTGAGCATATTGAACACATAGGTGTAGAGAACAATTGCACCAACCTACACATATTTACCAAATAATACCATTACTCATCATGCATTTTAAAGTTTCATGTTTGATGCAAACTTCTATACTAGGTGCAGGGTTTCAATGCAAAAGCTGCGGTTTTATTTTTTAAGTCGGGGTGTGAGAGGGAGGGGTTTtttaaagagaaaaacaaaatggCAAAGAAATTTCCATTAGTTGGTTGCTTGGCAGTAAAATGGTCAACTTTCACGAGACATCCTTGCCTCGATCAGGGAGGAAATAAGGCAAAATTCAGAATTTAGAGTCAAGGAAATGCAAAAACAAGCAGTAGTGAAAAAACTTAGAAAGTGCCAAGAAAGACAAATTTCCAATAAAGGCATAGAAACCATCAATTCTGGGTTCATACATACCCACTGGCCAAATGAGATGTATGCATTTCCATCTCGCGAACATATCTCATAGTCACCAAAAGGATTTGATTTATCCCGACATAGTGCAGCTATCAGAACAAGTGGAACATTTCCAATATTCCCTGCGTAGAAATTAAAAGAGAATAATAAGCTAACAAATCAGGTCTTGAATTACACATGCCAAGACATTATATAGGATAGATAGTTACAAGCTGAAATGGAATATTTTCACTAAGTAGCAGTCAATTCCATAccaccaaaataaaaagaaattaaagataCAGGAAGTTGAGTCATTTAAAATATTCAAGAGACTACGAAAATAAGTGCTTGCTAACTATGAAACTAGCTTTAGATGGAGCACTTACCAATGCCTATTTGTACAACAGTAAACTTGAAATAAGGGTATGGTGGACGGACGATTGAAGCAACGATGCAACCTATAATAGAACCAGATATGGTGGCGATAACAATATTAACAGGGATGAACCACCTGATAAAATGAAGAAAACGTGAGTCGAAAATACTGTAGAATTGGGCATTGCATTACAAAATGACCACAAATATAATCCTTACCATTGAAGCAGTTTCTCATATGTGATGGCTTGTCCAAGTTGAGAGAATATCAAGCAGGGCAGTAAAAGTGAAAACACCAACTGCATCAAAACCATGTAATATTATCTATTAGAGATACAAAAAAGCTAAAACTTACCACTTTTACGATTATGGACTGCAGTAGGAATCAAAACAAGTGTCATCTCTCATATAACTTCATAACATCTATCGCAAAGATATTTGAGGACTCAATTGAGCTAGTCAAACTTCTCTATAACGACACTTCACTATAACGGCCAAATTTTCTTTGGAACTAATTTTCCATatcatgttataatatatgttttcgATAACGACACTTCACTATAGCAGCCAAAAAATATCCGGAACCAACTAGACTACTATAAAGAGGTTTGACTTTATTTCCACTTTCAAGAGTAAACATTCAGTTGAGCTAATTCCAAAAAAAGATTTAACGTAATGCTAGCATAAAAGAGTACTGACCCCGTTTAAGAGCTTCCGTCCATTAGCCGGAAGAATATTAACATACTTGGAGGCCATAAGAAATCCCAAGAAGCACATGGTAAAAACTTTTGCAATCGGTAAAACAGCAATCTTAATCGACCCGAGTAAAGACTCTCCTCCTCGTTGTGGTTCTGTTAGAACCTCCATAAGCAATCTTGGCACTCTATCCATCATTTCTATTCTACCTTATTAACTGCTTCCCTCAAAGACAAAACAATTTCCTGATCATCcaaaaaatcactccaaaaaagCCGAAAATATTCCCTTTTCGGCCTTGAAGGTCCTGCTATTTTTTTCAAGAAACTATGCCAGATACAAAATAAACCCAAAATATTTGAGCTTTATCTAACTTCCAGTCCAAAAAACCAAGAAAGTTCAAATCATTGGCAGGTAGTGCTCAGTTGGTCCAACAGTTAAGCTCCCCTTCTGCAAAATTAAGTTTAAAAAAAGAGCTCCaattattatcaaatccaaaatTCTATATAGTAGAAGGTAGTTGACAAAGCAACAAAATCCTACTAACAACTGCAACAATTCCAAAAGGTTACACATATGATGTGTGTGTTTGTGGGGGTATCACATAGTAGCGGACCCAGAATTTTGGGCAAGCGGGTTCAGTCGGAGAAGTCCATAACTAACATAAGCGGTATAAGCCGTATAAACgggttcaaaaataatttctatacAAAATTTACCTTGCTTTAgccataatttatacatatacacagtattatttttGGACGAAGCGGATTCAGTTGAACCCACTCCTCACCACTTGGGTCCGCCCCTGGTATCACAGGCTTAAAGGGGGTTTTCAGATTCAGAAAAAAAACCACCAAAAATTAAAACTTTAGACAAATTTGAGAAATCCCATAACATAAATTAAGATTTCAAGCGCCAAAAACAACTTTCCAACAATAAAAGATTCCTTTTTTTTTACAACAGGTACAAGAATATGGTAAGTTTTTAATCACAGAATTAAGAAACcttccaaaaaaaataattcaaagctTATGACAAAATGCAATCACACTTACACGTTAAGAATATGTGAATTATAAATCAACGTAATCAAATAAGAGCTTAGCAATTCAAACAGaataaaaagaatataaaaacagagaagtagaaatcaaaaaaACAAACTACTAACCAATAAAAGGTCTCTCCACCCCACAAAGCTAATTAACGTTTCTTTGTATTTGGGTTTGTGTTTTGGTTTTTTATAAGCTAATGAAATAGAAGCCAAAGGGTAGAAGAAGAAGTATATTGCTCAGAATCCTAAAAGGTTTAAAAATGGGAGTTTGAGAAAAGAATTGCAATTTGTGTCATTTATACGTAAAAGAAGTATGACCCCACCAACCAACGTTGGCTTCTCCTCCGTTGGTTTCCTTTCCCATACAGAGTAAAAGCTATTTCACATGATCTTGGAAAGCTCCTCTTTCTTTGATTAATTGACATTTTTACCCCTACAAATATTTTTATGTACTATAGTGCCCCTATTTATTTGGACGTTTCTTCCGTACTCT is a genomic window containing:
- the LOC107832523 gene encoding protein PIN-LIKES 6, translating into MMDRVPRLLMEVLTEPQRGGESLLGSIKIAVLPIAKVFTMCFLGFLMASKYVNILPANGRKLLNGLVFSLLLPCLIFSQLGQAITYEKLLQWWFIPVNIVIATISGSIIGCIVASIVRPPYPYFKFTVVQIGIGNIGNVPLVLIAALCRDKSNPFGDYEICSRDGNAYISFGQWVGAIVLYTYVFNMLKPPREGTFDVQDANLPIKNPNRDGSQSHLTASSPEQVPLLTTDVAPADSSGSKKEKVKEFFNFLYEKLKLKQIIQPPIIASVLAIIIGCVPILRRQVFTSDAPLYFFTDSCLILGDAMIPCILLALGGNLVDGPGPGSSKLGLRTTAAIVFGRLVLVPPTGLGIVMLADKLGFLPAGDKMFRFVLLLQHTMPTSVLSGAVANLRGCGKEAAAVLFWVHIFAIFSMAGWIILYLNILF